In Amphiura filiformis unplaced genomic scaffold, Afil_fr2py scaffold_596, whole genome shotgun sequence, a single genomic region encodes these proteins:
- the LOC140145730 gene encoding uncharacterized protein, with the protein MHSDETGSHSGSTISRKDADLDRAADDIHLLFQSYNDLVKQNSHMETKITDLTKQLQRSQEQEREAQHSIQQLHDMRDRLQSMLSKRCDLEDENKLLQSALGEKEKALEEERQKYETQLEEAQKKLEMVEGEHADEIANLQSQAETQRNKEVKLLERTLHDKAMEVKQLQKQLADAERDRHTEIVKLRLEYDAKLMKLQKENHTKAQMQQQSMSSTATSSAMLRQKMLNQKAASTQEVNILKRTIADLQRELRATQHHENTGNKKRRY; encoded by the exons ATGCATTCTGATGAAACAGGCTCTCATAGTGGATCAACGATCTCAAGGAAAGATGCAGATCTAGACAGAGCTGCAGATGATATTCATCTCCTATTTCAG AGTTACAATGATCTTGTGAAACAAAACAGTCACATGGAAACCAAAATTACAGATCTCACAAAACAGCTCCAAAGAAGCCAAGAACAAGAAAGAGAAGCACAACATT CCATACAGCAACTCCATGACATGCGAGACAGGCTCCAATCAATGTTGAGTAAGCGTTGCGACTTAGAGG atgaaaacaaattattacaAAGTGCATTGGGTGAAAAGGAAAAAGCTCTGGAGGAAGAAAGACAG aAATATGAAACACAACTAGAAGAAGCTCAGAAGAAATTAGAAATGGTAGAGGGAGAGCATGCTGATGAAATTGCAAACCTGCAAAGCCAGGCTGAAACACAAA GAAACAAAGAAGTCAAACTGCTTGAAAGAACATTGCATGATAAAGCTATGGAAGTAAAACAATTACAGAAGCAGTTAGCTGATGCAGAGAGAGACAGACATACAGAGATTGTTAAACTCAGATTGGAG TATGATGCAAAGTTGATGAAGTTGCAGAAAGAAAATCACACTAAAGCCCAGATGCAGCAACAAAGCATGTCTTCTACTGCTACTAGCAGCGCAATGCTAAGACAG AAAATGTTAAATCAAAAGGCTGCCTCTACACAAGAAGTCAACATCCTCAAGCGGACCATTGCTGATCTTCAAAGGGAATTACGTGCCACACAGCATCATGAAAATACCGGGAACAAGAAAAGAAGATATTGA
- the LOC140145723 gene encoding TLC domain-containing protein 4-like, with product MDISFDHYQWFFGSMLFCLIFYYFISPILSQILVDGYMAITEEKKIMWHTMTISNVHVAVVCTLSIYVLLTDEAISKDVAWGRSFISQLPLAITLGYIVADSIVMLHKFKFKDARSFLAHHFCTAVPYWFNITFGPLTYFAVFRLLAELSTPFVNQRYFLDVLGKKSTLGYVINGVLLTIVFFVTRIAVIPPYYREVYYVLANRSTLQLNWLYLLVWVGGSVVLDVLNVWWFRKILRGAIKTIQLHKPVKEENGDTVRNRVKGE from the exons ATGGATATCAGCTTTGACCATTACCAGTGGTTCTTTGGATCCATGcttttttgcctaatattttattattttattagtccGATACTCAGTCAAATACTAGTGGATGGATACATGGCTATTACGGAGGAAAAAAAGATTATGTGGCATACAAT GACCATATCCAATGTACATGTAGCAGTGGTTTGCACACTATCTATCTATGTGTTATTAACCGATGAAGCCATATCTAAAGATGTAGCTTG GGGTAGATCTTTCATTTCTCAGCTCCCACTTGCTATCACTCTGGGATACATAGTTGCAG ATTCCATTGTGATGTTACATAAATTTAAATTCAAGGACGCGCGGTCATTTCTAGCTCATCATTTCTGCACAGCTGTACCATACTGGTTCAATATT ACCTTTGGTCCATTGACATATTTTGCTGTATTCAGGTTACTTGCTGAATTGTCCACACCATTTGTAAATCAAAG GTATTTCTTAGACGTACTAGGCAAGAAATCAACATTAGGCTACGTTATAAATGGCGTCCTACTAACCATCGTTTTCTTTGTGACGCGAATAGCTGTCATACCTCCATACTACCGCGAAGTATACTATGTACTGGCCAACAGATCCACGCTTCAGTTAAACTGGTTGTATCTTCTTGTGTGGGTCGGGGGCAGCGTCGTGTTAGACGTACTCAACGTATGGTGGTTCAGGAAAATTCTCAGAGGGGCTATAAAGACGATACAATTGCACAAACCGGTCAAAGAGGAAAATGGCGATACGGTGAGAAATCGGGTGAAAGGAGAATGA